A genomic stretch from Acropora palmata chromosome 13, jaAcrPala1.3, whole genome shotgun sequence includes:
- the LOC141864426 gene encoding A-type voltage-gated potassium channel KCND3-like produces MTLESKTNLRKLRTEKVDQRVTLNVSGRRYCTWDSTLKKYPNTLLGSDAIKVFFDKDRKEYFLDRDPHMFRYILNFYRDGKFHLSSEDCVGAFREELSFYGIKDESIYDCCLEEFNNLINKTSKNEQETKECDCAEFRRSRNRSFLRNWLWNLLDNTETTFLGKCVQGLILILIYLSIVSTIVETERCCKELTFLEKYPDIFFRFDAVCIGVFTLEYILRLYAAENRWKFIINKMNFVDLLAVAPFYIMLLFEHFSPSSSSAVENASALMVLRMLKVFRIFKLSRHSKHMRQMGRALKRAVFDLGFLFFAFLLLNILFSSMMYYVEQTKSEETQFKSIPESMWYSTITMMTVGYGDMIPITIIGKILGSVCCLSGIIMLTLPIPIIQERTAKIKES; encoded by the exons ATGACCTTAGAGTCTAAAACCAATCTCCGAAAACTAAGAACGGAAAAAGTGGACCAACGGGTCACTTTAAATGTCAGCGGACGGCGTTATTGTACGTGGGACAGCACCCTCAAGAAATACCCAAATACTTTACTGGGCAGCGATGCTATCAAGGTTTTCTTTGACAAGGACAGGAAAGAGTATTTTCTGGACAGAGACCCTCACATGTTCCGTTACATCCTCAATTTTTACCGCGATGGGAAGTTTCATCTCTCAAGTGAAGACTGCGTAGGTGCGTTTCGCGAAGAGCTAAGTTTTTATGGAATTAAGGATGAGAGCATCTACGATTGCTGTTTGGAGGAATTTAACAATCTCATCAACAAAACATCCAAGAACGAGCAGGAAACGAAAGAGTGTGATTGCGCCGAATTTCGGAGATCTAGAAACAGGTCGTTTCTTCGCAATTGGTTGTGGAATTTGCTAGACAACACAGAAACGACGTTTTTAGGAAAATGTGTCCAGGGCCTTATCCTGATTCTCATTTATCTTAGTATCGTGAGTACCATTGTGGAAACAGAACGATGCTGTAAAGAGCTTACATTCCTAGAAAAGTACCCAGACATCTTCTTTAGGTTCGACGCTGTTTGTATAGGCGTATTTACGTTGGAATACATTCTCAGATTATACGCTGCCGAAAACCGTTGGAAATTCAtcattaacaaaatgaattttgtAGATTTATTAGCCGTTGCACCCTTCTATATCATGCTCTTATTTGAACACTTCTCCCCCTCATCTTCGTCCGCGGTTGAGAATGCTAGCGCTCTTATGGTCCTGCGCATGCTCAAGGTTTTTCGAATATTCAAGCTTTCTCGTCATTCAAAACACATGAGGCAGATGGGAAGAGCGCTGAAGCGTGCGGTGTTTGATCTTGGCTTTTTGTTCTTTGCGTTTTTGTTGctgaatattttattttctagtATGATGTATTACGTAGAGCAGACGAAATCTGAGGAAACACAATTCAAGAGTATTCCGGAGAGCATGTGGTATTCTACAATTACAATGATGACCGTAGG ttATGGCGACATGATTCCAATCACGATTATTGGAAAGATTTTGGGTTCAGTCTGCTGTCTTTCTGGAATTATTATGTTGACTCTACCAATACCGATCATACAAGAAAGAACCGCAAAGATTAAGGAGTCATAG